In Numidum massiliense, a single genomic region encodes these proteins:
- the yunB gene encoding sporulation protein YunB: protein MLFKSPAKRWKRRTIFLFALFFVLLSGAYTLLKVIEHNVQPVMTALAETQVRQIAADAISEALNRQVVAKQEFDGLIKFEKDNNGKVQGVIIDQYKQTKLQEDTLTRIQQYLLTEMYPRMQEEGRDKMDIYFGQMFKSKLFADKGPSLSVTIIPKGSVEVTLNPTIEAAGINMVLVNLFIDIKMKVGLVAPFPSKAVTVTASYPIATAMVVGDTPKWYWNSGDAGKGAGGNIPGLPITPALPDNSTPPGAELNDQSNDRQVDRGGNGN from the coding sequence GTGTTGTTCAAGTCGCCCGCGAAGCGGTGGAAACGGCGTACGATTTTTTTATTTGCTCTATTCTTTGTGCTGTTAAGCGGCGCTTATACACTGCTTAAAGTCATCGAACACAACGTGCAACCGGTCATGACGGCGCTTGCTGAGACGCAAGTGCGGCAAATAGCGGCTGACGCGATTAGCGAAGCGTTGAATCGGCAAGTTGTCGCCAAGCAGGAATTTGACGGGCTCATCAAATTTGAAAAAGACAACAACGGCAAAGTGCAAGGGGTCATTATCGATCAATACAAACAGACAAAACTGCAAGAAGACACCCTCACGCGCATTCAACAGTACTTACTGACGGAAATGTATCCGCGCATGCAAGAAGAGGGGCGCGATAAAATGGACATTTACTTCGGGCAGATGTTCAAGAGCAAGTTGTTTGCCGACAAAGGTCCTTCTCTCTCCGTTACAATTATTCCGAAGGGCTCGGTAGAAGTGACGCTCAACCCGACAATCGAAGCAGCTGGTATTAATATGGTGCTCGTCAACTTGTTTATCGACATTAAAATGAAAGTTGGCTTGGTTGCTCCCTTTCCGTCGAAGGCGGTGACGGTGACAGCGAGTTACCCGATTGCGACGGCGATGGTCGTCGGCGATACCCCGAAGTGGTACTGGAATAGCGGCGATGCGGGCAAAGGGGCGGGCGGAAATATACCTGGGCTGCCGATCACGCCAGCACTCCCCGACAATTCGACGCCGCCCGGCGCCGAATTGAACGACCAATCGAACGATCGACAAGTGGATCGCGGAGGAAATGGGAACTAA
- a CDS encoding DUF3055 domain-containing protein translates to MTGDDVFFLYDETENTESRFVSFVGETNRFDLCIITTDRFFGKKLVLNMQSNKFAVLGQDDLEEAGYLERAYNVSPEEAAELTQFLSDILV, encoded by the coding sequence ATGACCGGAGACGATGTTTTCTTTCTTTATGATGAAACAGAAAATACGGAGTCGCGCTTTGTCAGTTTTGTTGGGGAGACGAACCGCTTTGACTTATGCATTATCACAACCGATCGCTTCTTTGGCAAAAAGTTAGTTCTCAACATGCAGTCGAATAAATTTGCCGTACTCGGACAGGACGACTTGGAAGAAGCGGGCTATTTAGAACGCGCTTACAATGTATCGCCGGAAGAAGCCGCGGAGCTCACGCAGTTTTTGTCCGACATTCTCGTCTAG
- a CDS encoding helix-turn-helix transcriptional regulator, whose product MAAKVPTTRKQILNMLKFQGKMSVSEMASQLSITEMAVRRHLNTLERDGLIYSTLVRQSMGRPTNMYMLTDTADDLFPKNYYGLTLELLEDLANTEGKKVVDELFVRRKERMTEANRHHIDGELLEERVEQLAELQNSKGYMVKWDKISEGKYRVVEHNCPIARVANKFNQACACELSYFRDILGDAATVVRPECKSSGDANCVYVIEEKTVEKAKEA is encoded by the coding sequence ATGGCTGCAAAAGTACCGACGACTCGTAAGCAAATCCTCAATATGTTAAAGTTCCAAGGAAAAATGTCCGTCAGCGAGATGGCTAGTCAGTTAAGTATTACGGAAATGGCTGTGCGGCGCCATTTGAATACGTTAGAGCGCGATGGGCTAATCTATTCTACCCTCGTACGGCAATCGATGGGGCGTCCGACGAATATGTATATGTTGACGGATACAGCTGACGATTTATTCCCAAAAAATTACTATGGGCTCACGCTCGAATTGTTGGAGGACTTAGCTAATACGGAAGGGAAAAAAGTGGTTGACGAGCTGTTCGTGCGACGGAAAGAGCGGATGACGGAGGCGAATCGCCACCACATTGACGGCGAGCTGCTGGAAGAGCGCGTGGAACAGTTGGCCGAACTGCAGAACAGTAAAGGCTATATGGTCAAATGGGATAAAATAAGCGAAGGTAAATACCGTGTAGTCGAACACAACTGCCCGATTGCGCGGGTGGCGAATAAGTTTAATCAAGCGTGTGCGTGCGAACTAAGTTATTTCCGCGATATTTTAGGAGACGCTGCTACTGTCGTACGCCCAGAATGTAAATCGAGTGGCGACGCCAACTGCGTGTACGTGATTGAAGAAAAAACCGTAGAGAAAGCGAAGGAAGCATGA
- a CDS encoding sodium-dependent transporter: protein MEQREQWGSRAGFILAAVGSAIGLGNIWRYPYIAYENGGGAFLIPYLFALLTAGIPILILEYAVGQKMRGSAPLSFRRLRERWEWLGWWQVGISFFILTYYTVIVGWALSYTYFSIGQQWGNKPEEFLFGSYLGLTETGGNIWNLVGIKWGVFLPVAIIWAITFFILFRGIRRGIEVTTKILMPILVIVMIVITIRAVTLPGAAEGLNTLLQPDWKAMANPKVWVSAYGQIFFSLSIAFAIMITYASYLPKKSDLANNGFIAAFANSGFEFLAAFAVFGALGFLAQVQGVPVKEVAKAGIGLAFAVFPEIINQMPAWNDLFGVLFFGALTVAGLTSSISIAEVSITAIREKFNLTRTQAVSWVCGAGFFVSLLYTTYAGMGYLDIVDNFINNYSIVLAGLVEVVLLGWFFKLSTLRTHINGLSDIKIGTWWDVCLKVITPLVLITMSVLNVYNEVFVKYYGADDYTFSQVLVVGWGAALAALVIGFVFRALQWKGEEGLSQ, encoded by the coding sequence ATGGAACAGCGAGAACAATGGGGGAGCCGTGCCGGTTTCATTTTGGCTGCCGTCGGTTCCGCCATCGGTTTGGGTAACATTTGGCGCTATCCTTACATTGCTTATGAAAACGGTGGGGGCGCGTTTCTCATTCCTTATTTATTTGCACTTTTAACGGCAGGGATTCCGATTCTCATTTTAGAGTATGCTGTCGGGCAAAAAATGCGTGGCTCGGCACCGCTGTCGTTCCGGCGGCTGCGGGAACGGTGGGAGTGGCTTGGTTGGTGGCAAGTGGGGATTAGTTTCTTCATTTTGACGTATTACACGGTCATCGTCGGCTGGGCCCTCAGTTACACGTATTTTTCCATTGGTCAACAATGGGGGAACAAACCGGAAGAATTTTTATTTGGGAGTTACCTCGGTTTAACGGAAACGGGAGGGAACATCTGGAACCTAGTCGGGATTAAGTGGGGTGTGTTTTTGCCTGTTGCTATTATTTGGGCAATCACGTTTTTCATTTTGTTCCGGGGGATTCGTCGCGGCATCGAGGTGACGACGAAAATATTAATGCCGATCCTCGTCATCGTCATGATTGTCATTACGATTCGCGCCGTGACGTTACCAGGTGCTGCCGAAGGGTTAAACACACTGCTGCAGCCAGACTGGAAAGCGATGGCCAATCCGAAAGTGTGGGTGAGCGCGTACGGGCAAATTTTCTTCTCTTTAAGCATCGCCTTTGCCATTATGATTACGTACGCCAGCTACTTGCCGAAAAAATCGGATCTCGCGAACAACGGGTTTATTGCTGCCTTTGCGAACAGCGGCTTTGAGTTTTTAGCTGCTTTTGCCGTCTTCGGCGCGCTCGGGTTTTTGGCTCAAGTACAAGGTGTGCCGGTTAAAGAAGTGGCTAAAGCGGGGATTGGGCTCGCCTTTGCCGTCTTTCCGGAAATTATTAACCAAATGCCGGCGTGGAACGATTTGTTCGGTGTGTTGTTTTTCGGGGCACTCACCGTCGCTGGCCTCACCTCGTCCATTTCGATTGCCGAAGTGAGTATTACGGCCATTCGCGAGAAGTTTAACTTGACGCGTACGCAAGCCGTTAGCTGGGTGTGCGGCGCCGGCTTTTTTGTCAGCCTCCTTTACACGACGTACGCTGGCATGGGCTACTTGGACATTGTCGACAACTTCATCAACAATTACAGCATCGTGCTCGCGGGGCTCGTCGAAGTGGTGTTACTCGGTTGGTTCTTTAAACTGTCGACGCTGCGTACACACATTAACGGCTTGTCCGACATTAAAATCGGTACGTGGTGGGACGTTTGCTTAAAGGTGATCACTCCGCTCGTGTTAATTACGATGAGCGTGCTCAACGTGTACAACGAGGTGTTCGTCAAATACTATGGCGCTGACGATTACACGTTTAGCCAAGTGCTCGTCGTCGGTTGGGGCGCCGCGCTCGCAGCTTTAGTCATCGGTTTTGTGTTCCGGGCGTTACAGTGGAAAGGTGAGGAGGGATTGAGCCAATGA
- a CDS encoding DUF86 domain-containing protein produces the protein MYNVDTTRIEQQLTQLKTCVDVLAELPPLSASETGIVEQFAAARAFHVAIECVTDVGNALIDGFIMRDPGSYEDILEIMLDERVLPAAEATQLKRLVEKRKKLVIFYTEITVDELVQMGESVSALRAFPEQVRRYLQQELGAGV, from the coding sequence TTGTACAACGTAGACACAACACGCATTGAACAGCAATTGACTCAGTTAAAAACGTGTGTCGATGTGCTAGCTGAATTGCCCCCGCTAAGTGCTAGCGAGACGGGGATCGTTGAACAGTTTGCGGCTGCACGGGCGTTCCACGTGGCGATCGAATGCGTAACCGATGTCGGTAACGCGTTGATCGACGGGTTTATTATGCGTGATCCAGGAAGCTATGAAGATATATTGGAAATTATGCTAGACGAGCGCGTGCTGCCAGCCGCGGAAGCGACACAACTTAAGCGTCTCGTCGAAAAGCGAAAGAAACTCGTCATTTTCTACACTGAAATAACAGTCGACGAGTTAGTGCAGATGGGGGAGAGCGTATCGGCACTGCGCGCGTTTCCGGAGCAGGTGCGCCGTTATTTGCAACAAGAGTTGGGAGCGGGAGTGTAG
- the prpB gene encoding methylisocitrate lyase, whose amino-acid sequence MSWLIENNRSQQELATAFQQLMKAPDILKLPGAHDGMAGRVAKHVGFSALYLSGAAYTASRGLPDLGIVYSNEVADRARDIVRATGLPLLVDIDTGFGGVLNVARTAKEMVEAKVAAVQIEDQDLPKKCGHLNGKNLVTPEEMVQKIRTIKEVAPSLLVVARTDAKGVEGIDAAIARAQQYVAAGADAIFPEALVGEAEFKRIRAAVDAPLLANMTEFGKTPYYTAEQFAVWGYDMVIYPVTSLRVAAKAYERVFTEIRDKGTQADALGDMQTREELYEAINYYDYEDLDGKIAKTVLPDIGKES is encoded by the coding sequence TTGTCTTGGCTCATCGAGAATAATCGTTCACAGCAAGAATTGGCCACAGCGTTCCAGCAGTTAATGAAAGCCCCCGACATACTTAAACTTCCGGGGGCTCACGACGGCATGGCCGGGCGCGTGGCGAAACACGTCGGTTTTTCCGCCTTGTACTTGTCCGGGGCGGCGTACACGGCGAGCCGCGGTCTGCCCGATTTAGGGATTGTCTACTCGAACGAAGTCGCTGATCGCGCGCGCGACATCGTCCGGGCGACCGGGCTACCGCTGCTAGTCGACATTGACACCGGCTTCGGCGGTGTACTAAACGTGGCGCGCACGGCAAAAGAAATGGTCGAAGCAAAAGTTGCCGCGGTGCAAATCGAAGACCAGGATTTGCCGAAGAAGTGTGGCCACCTCAACGGGAAGAACCTCGTCACGCCGGAAGAGATGGTGCAAAAAATCCGTACGATCAAAGAGGTAGCGCCGTCGCTCCTCGTCGTCGCTCGCACCGATGCGAAGGGCGTCGAAGGGATCGACGCAGCGATAGCCCGCGCGCAGCAATACGTCGCCGCAGGGGCGGACGCCATTTTTCCTGAGGCGCTCGTCGGCGAGGCGGAGTTTAAGCGCATTCGCGCAGCGGTAGACGCGCCCTTACTCGCCAACATGACCGAGTTCGGCAAGACGCCGTACTATACCGCGGAGCAGTTCGCCGTGTGGGGCTACGATATGGTCATCTATCCAGTCACGTCGCTCCGCGTCGCGGCGAAGGCGTACGAACGCGTCTTCACCGAGATTAGGGACAAGGGCACGCAAGCGGATGCGCTCGGAGACATGCAGACGCGCGAAGAGCTGTACGAGGCGATTAACTATTACGACTACGAAGATCTCGACGGCAAAATCGCGAAGACCGTCCTGCCCGACATCGGGAAAGAAAGCTGA
- a CDS encoding YhcN/YlaJ family sporulation lipoprotein yields the protein MLPKWVLPIVGVIVFSVACTPATQRPPMAQRPTTNAYDNSLYVDRTTGIDNRFTSYRNQTGTGTGTIPYRYGYRGTVNPVVRGQNEVGFSSFTPDDFRTRDGVRVTASNLQVNRNALANQIGYLVTTYPQVRKSTVLVTDDRVFVGIDDIGKKLDAATVEKVRKSALAITPRYYRVHVTTDKQLHKQMTKIGRKLANGGTVTQYRDDLSALLRKMGDPTPVRSQDGRINMNNRTPITPSTSR from the coding sequence GTGTTACCTAAATGGGTACTCCCGATTGTCGGGGTGATTGTCTTTTCCGTCGCCTGTACGCCGGCGACGCAGCGTCCACCGATGGCACAGCGTCCGACGACGAATGCGTATGACAATTCCTTATACGTCGACCGCACGACAGGTATTGACAACCGCTTTACCTCGTATCGCAATCAAACGGGAACGGGAACGGGAACGATCCCCTATCGTTACGGCTATCGCGGCACCGTCAACCCGGTGGTGCGCGGCCAGAACGAAGTCGGCTTTAGCAGTTTTACACCCGACGACTTTCGCACCCGCGACGGCGTTCGCGTCACCGCATCCAACCTACAAGTAAACCGCAACGCGCTTGCAAATCAGATCGGGTACCTCGTAACGACGTATCCACAAGTGCGTAAATCCACTGTACTCGTCACCGATGACCGCGTCTTTGTCGGTATCGATGACATCGGGAAAAAACTTGACGCTGCTACCGTCGAAAAAGTCCGTAAGTCCGCCTTGGCGATCACGCCGCGCTATTACCGCGTGCACGTGACGACGGACAAACAATTGCACAAGCAAATGACAAAAATAGGACGTAAATTGGCTAACGGGGGCACCGTTACCCAATATCGAGATGACCTTAGTGCGTTGCTGCGCAAAATGGGCGATCCGACTCCCGTCCGCAGCCAAGACGGTAGAATAAATATGAATAATCGTACCCCGATAACTCCTAGCACTAGCCGCTAA
- a CDS encoding MetS family NSS transporter small subunit, with amino-acid sequence MSVSAWIMFGVGAVLLWGGLIASIVHAMRASKKRAHKEDTHSTVSS; translated from the coding sequence ATGAGTGTGAGTGCGTGGATTATGTTCGGAGTGGGTGCCGTCTTGCTGTGGGGCGGTTTGATTGCCTCGATCGTCCATGCGATGCGGGCGAGTAAGAAGCGTGCACATAAGGAGGATACCCATTCAACGGTATCTTCATAA
- a CDS encoding MerR family transcriptional regulator, translated as MKYTTKEAAEQLHVHARTVRKWIDSFADFVQPEVNGRGHYELSDASLQALQMIREQLKSGNKSLRQVRVELVKNGHIPAAPPTVHEETKDDFHLLAESVTQQLKAIGERLAATERRAVTEHLLTNDRQALTEHLSHIEANQQTTLQLLEQLHEQIEDVRKKQEHLKLEIRNATFDQRLEAAGEDSRGKRKKSGALRLSQLFR; from the coding sequence GTGAAATACACGACGAAAGAAGCTGCGGAACAGTTGCACGTACACGCGCGCACGGTGCGCAAATGGATTGACTCCTTTGCCGACTTTGTCCAACCCGAGGTGAACGGACGCGGTCATTACGAATTGAGCGATGCAAGCTTACAGGCGTTACAAATGATCCGGGAACAGCTGAAAAGCGGGAACAAATCGTTGCGGCAAGTTCGCGTCGAGTTAGTTAAGAACGGTCATATCCCAGCAGCACCGCCCACAGTACACGAAGAGACAAAAGACGATTTTCACCTCTTGGCAGAAAGTGTGACGCAACAGCTGAAAGCCATTGGCGAGCGGTTAGCGGCGACGGAACGACGCGCGGTCACTGAACATTTGTTGACGAACGACCGACAGGCGCTAACCGAACATTTGTCCCACATCGAAGCGAACCAACAAACGACGCTGCAACTGCTCGAACAGTTGCACGAACAGATCGAAGATGTGCGCAAAAAACAGGAACACCTAAAACTAGAAATCCGTAACGCCACGTTTGACCAGCGCCTCGAAGCCGCAGGCGAAGACAGCCGCGGTAAACGTAAAAAATCGGGCGCACTCCGTCTCTCGCAACTTTTCCGCTAG
- a CDS encoding M23 family metallopeptidase, producing MNTPNVRVTSQSTGTADQTAENRLLERERLFRRIETLYGIPWYFLAAIDQFERNVRNSRRDLPDVPHEQLLAVQLPTEQWVGLLNPLKDDTDPHTIRFFGGIGADGDGDGLAQRESETDALYALILYLQTYGVDWLSLRTAVWDLYKHPSAVDTVSHIATIYRAMQTMNVQENHFPVSLRHNYTYRSTWGATRGWGGRRIHEGTDIFAHHGTPVYSTCYGYVEAKGWNKYGGWRLGIRDVHNNYHYFAHLGSFDKAIRVGKVVRPGELIGYVGNSGYGPPGTAGKFPPHLHYGMYKFNGKTEWSFDPYPYLRVWEKETRQKKRTQQYQ from the coding sequence GTGAATACTCCTAATGTTAGAGTTACAAGCCAAAGTACCGGCACTGCCGATCAGACAGCCGAGAACCGACTGTTAGAGCGGGAGCGACTGTTTCGCCGCATTGAGACGCTGTACGGCATCCCGTGGTACTTTCTCGCTGCAATTGACCAGTTTGAGCGCAACGTCCGCAACTCCCGGCGCGATTTACCCGATGTCCCCCACGAGCAGTTACTTGCCGTTCAACTACCGACTGAGCAGTGGGTAGGATTACTTAATCCCCTTAAGGACGATACGGACCCACACACGATTCGTTTCTTCGGCGGGATCGGTGCCGACGGCGACGGCGACGGGCTCGCGCAGCGTGAATCGGAAACGGACGCGCTGTACGCACTTATTTTGTACTTACAAACGTACGGCGTGGACTGGCTCAGTTTGCGTACGGCAGTATGGGACTTGTACAAACATCCGAGCGCCGTCGACACAGTCAGCCACATCGCGACCATTTATAGGGCGATGCAAACGATGAATGTACAGGAAAACCACTTTCCCGTTTCATTGCGGCACAATTACACATACCGCAGTACGTGGGGCGCGACACGCGGCTGGGGCGGGCGACGTATTCACGAAGGCACAGACATATTCGCCCACCACGGCACGCCCGTCTACAGTACGTGTTACGGCTATGTCGAAGCAAAAGGGTGGAACAAATACGGCGGTTGGCGCCTCGGTATTCGCGACGTACACAACAATTACCATTACTTCGCCCACCTCGGCAGTTTTGACAAAGCCATTCGCGTCGGGAAAGTCGTGCGGCCCGGAGAGTTAATCGGCTACGTCGGCAATTCGGGTTACGGCCCACCGGGGACGGCCGGCAAATTCCCCCCACACCTGCATTACGGCATGTACAAATTTAACGGTAAAACGGAATGGTCCTTTGACCCGTATCCGTATTTACGCGTATGGGAAAAAGAGACGCGGCAAAAGAAGCGCACGCAGCAGTATCAATAA
- a CDS encoding IS110 family RNA-guided transposase, with protein sequence MKYKMKQKKNQRILRMTEKTLIVGADIAKQTHVARAIDFRGIELGKDCVFENTHQGLTKLVKWMKDLKQVHNKTDVLFGVEPTGHYWFPLAAFLKEEGIKVVVVNPHHVNRSKELEDNSPTKNDYKDAKVIADLIRNGHYAEPKFPTQVYADLRIIMNLREKVMVNFNQAKLRIQNWLDRFFPEYHQVFKDWEGKASLMTLREFPMPNEIVALGAEAILKHWKSEVKRAVGIKRAEKLVKVATTSIGLTEGMYAAKIECSMLLDQYTLLADQLEEIMRQVEQLLEKIPGTEAMMTIPGVGIVTLAGFLAEVGDLNDYDHGQQIIRLAGLNLKENSSGKKKGKASISKRGRARLRALLFRCVLPMVAKNAEFKAMHRYYTTRRHNPLKKKQSLIALCCKLIKVLHTLGTRQIAYDAKDVLGPVRQQQLQMAA encoded by the coding sequence ATGAAGTATAAGATGAAACAGAAGAAAAATCAACGCATTTTACGCATGACCGAAAAAACCTTAATCGTTGGGGCAGACATTGCCAAGCAGACACACGTCGCTCGTGCGATCGACTTTCGGGGGATCGAACTCGGAAAAGACTGCGTGTTCGAGAATACGCACCAAGGGCTAACCAAACTGGTGAAGTGGATGAAGGACTTAAAACAGGTTCACAACAAAACAGATGTGCTGTTTGGCGTTGAACCAACTGGACACTATTGGTTTCCTTTAGCGGCATTTTTAAAAGAAGAAGGCATCAAAGTCGTTGTGGTTAACCCACATCATGTCAACCGAAGTAAAGAGTTGGAAGACAACTCACCGACGAAAAACGACTACAAAGATGCCAAAGTGATCGCGGATCTTATCCGCAACGGTCACTACGCTGAACCGAAGTTCCCGACACAGGTTTATGCCGATTTACGGATCATCATGAACCTGCGAGAAAAAGTAATGGTGAACTTTAATCAAGCAAAACTGCGTATTCAGAACTGGCTAGACCGCTTCTTCCCTGAGTACCATCAAGTGTTTAAAGACTGGGAAGGCAAAGCATCGCTAATGACCTTGCGTGAATTTCCAATGCCCAATGAGATTGTCGCTTTAGGCGCCGAAGCCATTCTCAAGCATTGGAAATCGGAAGTGAAGCGGGCTGTCGGGATAAAGCGCGCCGAGAAGTTGGTGAAAGTAGCGACAACTTCTATCGGGCTTACAGAAGGCATGTATGCCGCGAAGATTGAATGTTCGATGCTGCTAGATCAGTACACCTTGTTAGCTGACCAACTAGAAGAGATCATGCGGCAAGTGGAGCAACTGCTTGAGAAAATCCCCGGTACCGAAGCAATGATGACCATTCCCGGTGTGGGCATTGTCACACTCGCTGGTTTTCTAGCAGAAGTGGGTGATTTAAATGACTACGACCACGGGCAACAAATCATCCGCTTGGCGGGGTTGAATCTCAAAGAGAATAGCTCAGGCAAGAAGAAGGGGAAAGCGAGTATTAGTAAACGAGGACGTGCAAGGTTACGTGCCCTGCTATTCCGATGTGTCCTCCCGATGGTCGCTAAAAATGCCGAGTTTAAAGCGATGCATCGTTACTACACGACACGTCGTCACAATCCCCTGAAAAAGAAGCAATCGCTTATTGCCCTATGCTGCAAACTGATCAAAGTTCTGCATACGCTCGGTACGAGGCAGATTGCGTATGATGCGAAGGATGTTCTGGGTCCAGTGCGCCAGCAACAGTTACAGATGGCTGCTTAA
- a CDS encoding spore coat protein, whose protein sequence is MVQPTQGQQQQQATMPVVKGAEMNDRDRLNDVLSMEKYLTSGYNVAVNEASTPWLYKDQLQILNALHDCQHNLFLLMSKKGWYKVDPANPAQISQTFEQFSNYQTQFPYA, encoded by the coding sequence ATGGTCCAACCGACTCAGGGACAACAACAGCAACAGGCGACGATGCCCGTCGTTAAAGGGGCAGAAATGAATGACCGCGACCGCCTCAACGACGTGTTGTCGATGGAAAAGTATTTGACGAGCGGCTACAACGTCGCCGTCAACGAAGCGAGTACACCGTGGCTGTACAAAGACCAGCTGCAAATTTTGAATGCCTTGCACGACTGCCAGCACAACTTGTTTCTGTTAATGTCGAAAAAAGGCTGGTACAAAGTCGATCCCGCTAACCCCGCGCAAATTAGCCAGACGTTCGAACAGTTCAGCAACTATCAAACCCAGTTTCCGTACGCTTGA
- a CDS encoding redoxin domain-containing protein, whose protein sequence is MSVTVGQQAPDFTLKATGDKETISLADYRGKNVVVLFYPFAFSPVCTDELCGLSDGLSDYSQLGVDIVAISVDSPFANAAFAAEQNIQLPLLSDFNKEVSAAYGVLYNLGDFQGVSKRSAFVVDKNGDVQYAWSSDDPKQLPDFAAIKRTLEQLNG, encoded by the coding sequence ATGAGCGTGACCGTTGGTCAACAAGCTCCCGACTTTACGTTGAAAGCTACGGGGGACAAAGAAACAATTAGTCTGGCCGATTACCGAGGGAAAAACGTCGTCGTGCTGTTCTATCCGTTTGCGTTTAGTCCGGTGTGTACCGATGAGTTGTGCGGTTTAAGTGACGGTTTATCCGACTACAGTCAATTAGGCGTGGACATCGTTGCGATCAGCGTCGACAGTCCCTTTGCGAACGCAGCGTTTGCAGCCGAGCAAAATATCCAGTTGCCGCTGTTGAGTGATTTTAATAAAGAGGTGTCGGCTGCATACGGCGTGTTGTACAACTTAGGCGACTTCCAAGGGGTCTCCAAACGGTCTGCCTTCGTCGTCGATAAAAACGGTGACGTACAGTATGCGTGGTCGTCGGACGATCCGAAGCAGCTGCCCGATTTTGCCGCGATTAAACGCACGTTGGAGCAGTTGAACGGCTAG
- a CDS encoding DUF4149 domain-containing protein yields the protein MRAIVNWLFLLSIVCWLGSVMFFELLLIPKLKTAISIHQYYEVLNVVRPIPYQLGLVVGLLVLLIALFRTLRAERPKRLLKWIVLLLLMMFALNCVATFIVLPQMDALQGKITSFKSATSDVKQFTKLQSYTQMINLLQCLFGLFVLLFTAVDMRILPAKPIKSGYSFHG from the coding sequence ATGCGTGCTATTGTAAATTGGTTGTTTCTACTATCGATCGTCTGTTGGCTCGGATCGGTAATGTTTTTTGAACTACTGCTCATCCCAAAACTGAAAACGGCTATCTCGATTCACCAATATTATGAAGTACTTAACGTCGTCCGGCCCATCCCTTACCAGTTAGGATTAGTGGTCGGCCTACTCGTCCTCTTAATCGCGCTGTTCCGCACGTTGCGCGCTGAGCGGCCAAAACGGTTGCTCAAGTGGATCGTGCTGTTGCTTTTAATGATGTTTGCCTTAAATTGTGTCGCTACGTTTATCGTGTTGCCGCAAATGGATGCACTGCAGGGGAAAATCACATCGTTCAAAAGCGCAACCTCAGACGTCAAACAATTCACCAAACTTCAGTCGTATACGCAAATGATTAACTTGCTGCAATGCCTGTTCGGGTTGTTCGTACTGTTGTTCACCGCCGTCGATATGCGCATCCTTCCCGCTAAACCGATAAAGAGCGGTTATTCCTTCCACGGTTAG
- a CDS encoding YutD family protein — protein MIRIQSNAYELVIDYRNGWNQEAFKQRYSEILGKYDFIVGDWGYGQLRLKGFFADKNPKAKRDNRISQLEEYVHEYCNFGCAYFILRKVSDKKIKKTVHDL, from the coding sequence ATGATACGCATACAATCGAACGCGTACGAATTAGTGATCGATTATCGGAACGGCTGGAATCAAGAAGCATTTAAGCAGCGCTATAGCGAAATATTAGGAAAGTACGACTTCATCGTCGGCGATTGGGGATATGGGCAATTGCGTTTGAAAGGATTTTTTGCCGACAAAAACCCGAAAGCGAAGCGCGACAACCGCATTTCACAGCTAGAGGAATACGTTCACGAATATTGCAATTTCGGATGCGCCTATTTTATTTTGCGTAAAGTGTCAGACAAAAAAATAAAAAAAACCGTCCACGACCTGTAA